One genomic segment of Bacteroides caccae includes these proteins:
- a CDS encoding lipopolysaccharide kinase InaA family protein — translation MRVIVNPKYTHLQKQIEEIPKFFADEGKVVYDGRNILKRISLDNVDVVVKSFKKPHIINRVVYSYFRQSKAARSYIYSMELQKHGFNTPEPIAMIEQFQKGLLTNSYYVCCYDNGETVRYLMDGKVEGNEDKLLAFARYTFALHQAGILHLDYSPGNILIHQNGANEYSFSLVDVNRMQLLPEIDCDKVCRNMCRLCISREVLAYIMTEYASLRGWDVAATVKLALYYSDQFFTHYIYRRAARKEKSKHIVSHILLFRLCRSTRKFLSWEPHFSHYLLAKEKHIYDTYLCKYDYCDLLSSDYR, via the coding sequence ATGAGAGTGATTGTAAATCCCAAGTACACACATTTGCAAAAACAGATAGAGGAGATTCCCAAGTTCTTTGCGGATGAAGGAAAGGTGGTGTATGATGGGCGTAATATTCTAAAACGGATTAGTCTGGATAACGTTGATGTTGTTGTGAAAAGCTTTAAAAAGCCTCACATCATTAATCGTGTTGTCTATTCATATTTCCGCCAATCCAAAGCTGCCCGCTCCTATATCTATTCCATGGAACTTCAGAAGCATGGTTTCAATACTCCGGAACCGATTGCCATGATCGAACAATTTCAGAAAGGTCTTCTTACAAACAGCTACTATGTTTGTTGCTATGACAATGGTGAAACCGTTCGTTATTTGATGGACGGTAAGGTTGAGGGAAATGAAGACAAGTTACTGGCGTTCGCGCGTTACACTTTTGCATTACATCAGGCGGGTATTTTACATTTGGACTATTCTCCCGGCAATATTCTGATTCATCAGAATGGAGCAAATGAATATAGCTTCTCTTTGGTTGATGTGAACCGTATGCAGTTATTACCGGAAATAGATTGTGATAAAGTTTGCCGTAATATGTGCCGTCTGTGCATATCCCGGGAAGTGCTGGCATATATAATGACCGAATATGCTTCTTTGCGGGGTTGGGATGTAGCGGCTACTGTCAAGCTCGCTCTTTATTACAGTGATCAGTTCTTTACCCACTACATTTACCGTCGTGCAGCCCGAAAAGAGAAGTCAAAACATATCGTTTCGCATATTTTATTGTTCCGCTTATGTCGCTCTACGCGTAAGTTCCTTTCCTGGGAGCCTCACTTCTCGCATTATTTATTAGCGAAGGAAAAACATATTTATGATACCTACTTGTGTAAGTATGATTATTGCGATTTGCTATCTTCTGACTATCGGTAG
- a CDS encoding MBOAT family O-acyltransferase, with amino-acid sequence MLFNSIEYVIFLPLFFIGYWFIFKRLKLQNIFVVISSYIFYGWWDWRFLILIAFTTLCSYASGILIERQERRLIQRWICAANITLNLLVLCIFKYFNFFSENFVSLFETFGIKLDWVTLDILLPVGISFYTFQALSYTIDIYQHKMKPTHDMVAFFAFISFFPQLVAGPIERATNLLPQFLKVRTFDYGQAVDGMQQILYGLFKKMVIADNCSRLVDIVFSNYQQLGSIQLFLGAVFFTFQIYCDFSGYSDIAIGTAKLLGIKLMKNFDYPYISRNIAEFWRRWHISLTTWFRDYIYIPLGGSRVGKWKSVRNTFIIFLVSGFWHGANWTFICWGLFHALLFLPLLLTSSNRKYRGIVAEGKLLPSWKEAIQIGTTFFLVVIGWILFRAENMEQAIGYIGRLFSMQQSTGNMPSHSLEVGLYILLFWILEWFQRDKPYALQIQFLKSKSLRVAILTFVILFIEITMGKSSEFIYFQF; translated from the coding sequence ATGTTGTTCAATTCAATAGAATATGTAATATTCTTGCCATTGTTTTTTATCGGATACTGGTTTATTTTTAAACGTTTGAAATTACAAAATATATTTGTTGTAATCAGTAGTTATATCTTTTATGGTTGGTGGGACTGGCGTTTTCTAATTTTAATAGCATTTACTACTTTGTGTAGTTATGCTAGCGGAATCCTGATAGAGCGGCAAGAACGTCGTTTGATTCAACGATGGATATGTGCGGCTAATATTACATTGAATTTGTTGGTGTTATGCATATTTAAGTACTTTAATTTCTTTTCTGAGAACTTTGTGTCCTTATTTGAGACTTTCGGGATTAAGTTGGATTGGGTAACATTAGATATTCTGCTTCCTGTTGGAATCAGCTTTTACACTTTTCAGGCTCTCAGCTATACTATTGATATATATCAGCATAAAATGAAACCGACACATGATATGGTGGCATTTTTTGCTTTTATCAGTTTCTTTCCTCAATTAGTGGCAGGTCCTATCGAAAGGGCTACTAACTTGTTGCCGCAGTTCTTGAAAGTTCGCACGTTCGATTATGGACAGGCAGTAGACGGAATGCAGCAGATACTGTACGGGTTATTTAAGAAAATGGTGATAGCCGATAATTGTAGCCGATTGGTCGATATCGTTTTTAGCAATTACCAACAGTTGGGAAGCATACAACTATTTTTAGGAGCTGTCTTCTTCACCTTTCAAATCTACTGTGATTTTTCCGGTTATTCGGATATAGCTATCGGTACAGCCAAGTTGCTCGGGATTAAATTAATGAAGAATTTCGATTATCCGTATATCTCGCGTAATATAGCGGAGTTTTGGAGAAGATGGCATATTTCGCTAACGACATGGTTTAGAGATTACATTTATATTCCTTTAGGCGGAAGCCGGGTAGGGAAGTGGAAAAGTGTGCGGAATACTTTTATTATATTTCTCGTAAGCGGCTTCTGGCATGGAGCTAACTGGACATTTATTTGCTGGGGACTTTTCCATGCTTTATTATTCCTGCCTTTATTACTGACTTCTTCCAATAGAAAATATCGTGGCATTGTGGCAGAAGGAAAACTTCTTCCTTCCTGGAAGGAGGCTATTCAGATAGGAACAACATTTTTTCTGGTAGTAATCGGCTGGATACTGTTCCGGGCAGAAAATATGGAACAAGCTATCGGCTATATCGGACGACTTTTTTCTATGCAACAGTCTACCGGCAATATGCCTTCCCACTCTTTGGAGGTAGGATTGTATATTCTGCTTTTCTGGATTCTGGAATGGTTTCAGCGAGATAAGCCATATGCGTTGCAGATTCAGTTTCTAAAAAGTAAATCATTGCGCGTTGCTATCCTGACGTTTGTAATCTTATTCATAGAGATAACCATGGGTAAGTCCTCGGAGTTCATTTATTTTCAATTCTAA
- a CDS encoding phosphocholine cytidylyltransferase family protein: MKAVILAAGIASRLRPLTDTTPKCLLKIGERCLLERAFDALIQNGFNEFIIVTGYRQQQIVDFLQAHYPAQSITFIYNDKYESTNNIYSLWLTRPYTEGEEVLLLDSDIVFDPQIVEKLLRSDKADVLALNRHELGAEEIKVIVDNEQKVVEISKVCSIPDAIGESIGIEKMSAAYTQALFRELEMMILSEGLDNIFYERAFERLIPQGYSFYVMDTTEFFSAELDTVEDFQQAQKLIPASLY; encoded by the coding sequence ATGAAAGCTGTAATACTAGCCGCAGGAATAGCCTCACGTCTACGCCCACTGACCGACACAACTCCCAAATGCTTGCTCAAGATAGGAGAACGTTGTTTGTTGGAAAGGGCTTTTGACGCTTTAATACAAAATGGTTTTAACGAATTTATCATTGTCACCGGATATCGCCAGCAACAAATAGTCGACTTTCTGCAAGCTCATTATCCGGCTCAAAGTATTACTTTCATCTACAATGATAAATATGAATCAACCAACAATATCTATTCTTTGTGGCTGACCCGCCCTTATACGGAAGGGGAAGAGGTATTACTTCTGGATAGTGACATCGTATTTGATCCCCAGATCGTAGAGAAGTTGCTCCGGTCGGACAAAGCCGATGTATTGGCACTCAACCGCCACGAACTTGGTGCCGAAGAAATTAAGGTTATTGTGGACAATGAACAAAAGGTAGTGGAAATCAGTAAGGTTTGCTCTATACCTGATGCAATCGGTGAATCAATAGGTATTGAAAAGATGTCGGCAGCATACACACAAGCGTTATTCCGTGAACTGGAGATGATGATCTTATCAGAAGGATTGGACAATATTTTCTATGAACGGGCGTTTGAAAGACTGATTCCACAAGGATATAGTTTCTACGTAATGGACACCACCGAATTCTTTTCGGCAGAGCTGGACACGGTAGAAGATTTCCAACAAGCACAGAAGCTGATTCCGGCTAGTCTTTACTAA
- a CDS encoding LicD family protein codes for MATYDIRPLQLRILKNLLAIDKVCKEHNLRYYIMAGTMLGAVRHKGFIPWDDDLDIGMPRADYDLLMTNAKEWLPEPYEAVCAENDKEYPLPFAKIQDADTTLIERMHLKYLGGVYIDVFPLDGVPTGRMAQRMHFAKYEFYKRVLYLIHRDPYKHGKGPSSWIPLLCRKFFTLTEVQKSIREVMTKYDFDKSDLICDYDDGMKGIMPKKILGVPTPVLFENEEVWGVQEYDTYLSQKYGDYMTIPKQSGQRQHNFHYLDLNKPYRDFEV; via the coding sequence ATGGCCACTTACGATATTCGCCCCTTACAGCTTCGCATCTTAAAGAATTTACTAGCAATAGATAAAGTCTGTAAAGAACATAACCTGCGATATTATATCATGGCAGGTACGATGTTGGGAGCTGTACGCCACAAAGGATTTATCCCCTGGGATGATGATCTGGATATTGGTATGCCACGGGCAGACTATGATCTATTAATGACTAATGCCAAGGAATGGTTGCCGGAGCCATACGAAGCCGTATGCGCTGAGAATGACAAAGAATACCCGCTTCCGTTTGCCAAGATACAGGATGCCGACACAACATTAATTGAACGTATGCATCTTAAATATCTGGGAGGCGTATATATTGATGTATTCCCATTGGACGGTGTGCCGACAGGCCGTATGGCACAAAGAATGCATTTTGCCAAATATGAATTTTACAAACGGGTTCTTTACCTGATTCACCGCGACCCGTATAAGCATGGAAAGGGGCCAAGTTCATGGATACCATTACTATGCAGGAAGTTTTTCACACTCACCGAAGTACAGAAAAGCATCAGAGAGGTTATGACCAAATACGACTTTGACAAGAGTGATCTTATTTGTGACTATGACGACGGCATGAAAGGAATCATGCCAAAAAAGATTTTGGGAGTTCCTACCCCTGTCTTGTTCGAGAACGAAGAAGTATGGGGTGTACAGGAATATGACACATATCTGTCTCAGAAATATGGGGATTATATGACGATTCCCAAACAGAGTGGACAAAGACAACATAATTTTCATTACTTGGACTTGAATAAACCTTATCGGGATTTTGAAGTCTAA
- a CDS encoding glycosyltransferase family 4 protein, whose amino-acid sequence MRIGFDGKRAVQNFTGLGNYSRYVADILCHFYPENDYVLYAPKKRENKRMNLLTGQYRQLTLAYPATSFWKKLSSLWRVWGITSQLEKEGIELFHGLSNELPLNIHKSRIKSIVTIHDLIFLRYPQYYQSIDRKIYTYKFRKACENADKIIAISECTKRDIIRYFNIPDDKIEVVYQGCDVSFTHPVTEEKKEEVRKKYQLPDHYILNVGSIEERKNILAAVQALPMLPQHIHIVIVGRRTGYTEKVEQFIKDNGLGERVHIISNVPFNDLPAFYQSAEIFVYPSRFEGFGIPIIEALYSGIPVVAATGSCLEEAGGPDSIYVNPDDITGLADAFKQIYSNSDKRKNMVEKGREFAKRFSEKQQSEEIINIYKKLIR is encoded by the coding sequence ATGAGAATAGGTTTTGACGGAAAACGTGCAGTGCAGAATTTCACCGGGTTAGGTAATTATAGCCGCTATGTAGCGGATATTCTTTGCCACTTCTATCCGGAGAATGACTATGTCCTGTATGCACCTAAAAAACGGGAAAACAAAAGGATGAATCTATTAACCGGACAATACCGGCAGCTCACTCTCGCCTATCCTGCTACTTCTTTTTGGAAAAAACTAAGTTCATTATGGCGCGTATGGGGAATCACCTCTCAATTGGAGAAAGAAGGTATTGAGTTATTCCACGGACTCAGTAACGAGCTTCCTCTCAACATCCATAAAAGTCGCATTAAAAGTATTGTAACTATCCACGACCTGATATTTTTGAGGTATCCGCAATATTACCAATCTATTGACAGGAAAATATATACATACAAATTCCGTAAAGCGTGCGAAAATGCTGATAAGATAATTGCTATCAGTGAATGTACCAAACGGGATATTATCCGATACTTCAACATCCCTGATGATAAAATAGAAGTCGTTTATCAAGGATGCGACGTCTCATTTACTCATCCGGTGACGGAAGAAAAAAAGGAGGAGGTACGGAAAAAATACCAGTTGCCGGACCACTATATACTTAATGTAGGCAGCATTGAAGAACGAAAAAATATTCTTGCAGCAGTACAGGCATTGCCTATGCTGCCGCAACATATTCATATCGTTATCGTAGGACGCCGTACAGGCTACACAGAAAAGGTTGAACAGTTTATCAAAGATAACGGTTTAGGCGAAAGAGTGCATATTATCAGTAATGTCCCTTTCAACGATTTGCCCGCTTTTTATCAATCAGCAGAGATTTTTGTATATCCTTCCCGTTTTGAAGGTTTCGGTATCCCCATCATAGAGGCACTATATTCGGGTATTCCTGTGGTAGCCGCCACAGGCTCATGTCTGGAAGAAGCCGGAGGGCCCGACTCTATCTACGTAAACCCGGATGATATCACCGGACTGGCTGATGCATTTAAACAAATATATTCAAATTCCGATAAAAGGAAGAACATGGTGGAGAAAGGACGGGAATTCGCGAAACGGTTCTCTGAGAAACAACAATCGGAAGAAATTATTAACATCTACAAGAAACTAATACGATGA
- the pdxB gene encoding 4-phosphoerythronate dehydrogenase PdxB: MKIIIDNKIPYIKEAVQTIADEIIYAPGKDFTPKLVQDADALIIRTRTHCNQELLEGSRVKFIATATIGFDHIDTEYCKRAGIEWTNAPGCNSASVAQYIQSSLLIWKSLRNKKLDELTIGIVGVGNVGSKVAKVAEDFGIRVLLNDLPREEKEGKESFTSLNKIAEECDIITFHVPLYKEGKYKTFHLADEDFFNSLKRKPVIINTSRGEVIDTDTLLKALNNGSISDAIIDVWEHEPEINRELLEKVIIGTPHIAGYSADGKANATRMSLDAICKFFHIEGKYEINAPAPTSPIIHAQSQEEALLQIYNPVEDSDRLKAQPELFEELRGNYPLRREEKAYIIKIE; this comes from the coding sequence ATGAAAATTATTATCGATAATAAGATACCTTATATAAAAGAGGCTGTCCAGACAATAGCCGACGAAATAATCTACGCCCCCGGAAAGGATTTTACTCCGAAACTGGTACAAGACGCAGATGCGCTGATTATCCGGACCCGTACTCACTGCAATCAGGAATTACTGGAAGGCAGCCGGGTAAAGTTTATAGCTACGGCAACCATAGGGTTCGACCATATCGATACTGAATATTGTAAGCGGGCAGGTATCGAATGGACAAATGCACCCGGTTGCAACTCAGCTTCTGTTGCCCAATATATTCAATCTTCACTCCTGATATGGAAGTCTCTCAGAAATAAGAAACTGGACGAACTGACTATTGGAATCGTAGGAGTAGGAAATGTGGGGAGTAAAGTTGCCAAAGTCGCCGAAGACTTCGGCATACGCGTTCTACTGAACGATCTGCCACGGGAAGAAAAAGAAGGAAAAGAATCCTTTACCTCTTTAAATAAGATAGCGGAAGAATGTGACATCATCACTTTTCATGTACCTTTATATAAAGAAGGCAAATACAAAACATTCCACCTGGCAGATGAAGATTTCTTCAATTCGCTAAAACGCAAACCTGTTATCATTAATACTTCACGAGGAGAAGTTATCGACACGGACACTCTCTTGAAGGCATTGAACAATGGTTCTATCTCAGACGCTATTATTGATGTATGGGAACACGAACCGGAAATCAATCGTGAATTATTAGAGAAAGTGATTATCGGCACTCCACACATTGCCGGATATTCCGCTGACGGCAAGGCTAATGCAACGCGAATGTCGCTGGATGCAATCTGTAAGTTCTTCCATATAGAGGGAAAGTATGAAATTAACGCTCCCGCACCTACCTCTCCTATCATTCATGCACAAAGTCAGGAAGAAGCATTGCTCCAAATATATAACCCTGTCGAAGACAGCGACCGGCTGAAAGCTCAACCGGAACTGTTTGAAGAATTACGGGGAAACTATCCGTTACGAAGAGAAGAAAAAGCCTACATAATAAAAATTGAATAA
- a CDS encoding glycosyltransferase family 9 protein, with protein MARILIIRFSALGDVAMTIPVIHSLAVQYPQHEITVLSRAVWQPLFQSLPENVNFVGADLTGKHKGLWGLNSLYSELKRMHFDYVADFHHVLRSKYLCLRFRLANIPVAFICKGRAGKKKLVRRRHKVLENQKSSFRRYADVLEKLGLPVLLNFSSIYGEGKGDFAEIEPMTGPKGKQKWIGIAPFAKHKGKIYPLELQEQVVAHFAANPAVKVFLFGGGKSEQEVFDSWIAKYPSVVSMIGKLNMRTELNLMSHLDVMLSMDSANMHLASLVNIPVVSVWGATHPYAGFMGWKQLPVNTVQLDLSCRPCSVYGQKPCWRGDYACLRDITPEQVIAKIEGIID; from the coding sequence ATGGCGCGTATTCTCATTATCCGTTTTTCAGCCCTTGGCGATGTAGCCATGACAATACCTGTGATACATTCGCTTGCTGTGCAATATCCACAGCACGAAATCACTGTATTAAGTCGTGCCGTATGGCAGCCTCTTTTTCAAAGTTTGCCTGAAAATGTGAATTTTGTCGGAGCTGATCTGACAGGTAAGCATAAAGGGCTATGGGGATTGAACAGCCTTTACTCGGAACTGAAAAGGATGCATTTCGATTACGTGGCGGACTTTCATCACGTACTTCGTTCGAAATATCTGTGTCTGCGGTTTCGCCTTGCCAATATACCGGTTGCTTTCATTTGTAAAGGGAGAGCCGGAAAAAAGAAACTGGTTCGCCGCCGTCATAAAGTGCTGGAGAACCAGAAAAGTTCTTTCCGTCGTTATGCTGATGTGTTAGAAAAGTTGGGACTGCCGGTTTTATTGAACTTTTCTTCTATTTATGGAGAAGGAAAGGGTGATTTCGCAGAGATTGAACCGATGACAGGACCGAAAGGAAAACAAAAATGGATCGGTATTGCTCCTTTTGCCAAGCATAAGGGCAAGATTTATCCGTTAGAATTGCAGGAACAGGTTGTTGCTCATTTTGCTGCTAATCCTGCGGTGAAAGTTTTTCTGTTTGGCGGTGGGAAAAGCGAACAGGAAGTCTTTGACTCCTGGATTGCCAAATATCCTTCGGTGGTTTCCATGATCGGTAAATTGAATATGCGTACGGAACTGAATCTGATGAGTCATCTGGATGTGATGTTGTCTATGGACTCTGCTAATATGCATTTGGCATCTCTGGTGAATATACCTGTGGTTTCCGTTTGGGGAGCCACTCATCCTTATGCCGGATTTATGGGGTGGAAACAATTACCGGTCAATACAGTACAACTCGATTTATCCTGTCGTCCTTGTTCGGTTTATGGACAGAAGCCTTGCTGGCGGGGCGACTATGCTTGCTTGAGGGATATAACTCCCGAACAGGTGATTGCAAAGATTGAGGGAATCATTGATTAA
- a CDS encoding DUF4254 domain-containing protein: MTFSNLCNEIFWKSTTDYHVTDSVDAPMNNPYELKTIEYYLYLKNWIDAVQWHFEDIIRDPQIDPVEALALKRRIDKSNQDRTDLVELIDSYFLDKYKAVKPLSDATINTESPAWAIDRLSILALKIYHMKQEVERTDTTEEHCEQCRTKLNILLEQQKDLSSAIEQLLADIEAGRKYMKVYKQMKMYNDPALNPVLYAKK; the protein is encoded by the coding sequence ATGACATTTAGTAACCTTTGCAACGAGATTTTTTGGAAATCGACGACTGATTACCACGTAACGGACAGTGTAGATGCACCGATGAACAATCCTTACGAGTTGAAGACGATTGAGTATTATTTATACTTGAAAAATTGGATCGATGCCGTTCAATGGCATTTCGAAGATATTATCCGTGACCCTCAAATTGATCCTGTAGAAGCACTGGCTTTGAAAAGAAGAATTGATAAGTCCAATCAAGACCGTACTGATCTGGTTGAACTGATTGATAGTTATTTTTTGGACAAATACAAAGCTGTTAAACCGCTTTCTGATGCAACTATCAATACAGAGAGTCCTGCATGGGCAATTGACCGGCTTTCTATTCTTGCGTTGAAAATTTACCACATGAAGCAGGAGGTGGAACGTACGGATACTACCGAAGAACATTGTGAGCAATGCCGGACCAAGCTGAATATTCTGTTGGAACAGCAGAAAGACCTTTCTTCTGCTATCGAACAGTTGTTGGCAGACATTGAGGCCGGAAGAAAATATATGAAAGTATATAAACAGATGAAGATGTATAACGACCCGGCGTTGAATCCGGTGCTTTATGCAAAAAAATAA
- the glf gene encoding UDP-galactopyranose mutase, translated as MKEYDYLVVGAGLFAAVFVRQAIDAGKRCLVIDKRSHIGGNIYCENVDGIHVHLYGAHIFHTDNKEVWDYVNRFVTFNRYTNSPLANYEGILYNLPFNMNTFNKLWGVNTPKEAKDKIEEQRSEYAHIQAPANLEEQALTLCGKDIYQKLIKGYTEKQWGRPATELPAFIIKRLPFRFVYDNNYFNDEYQGIPKGGYNKLIESLFEGADVRLGTNYFSAREELDSLVDKVLFTGCIDEYYDFRFGHLEYRSLRFEHERLEMENYQGNAVINYCEREIPYTRVIEHKHFEFGKQPHTVITREYPSVFTPGDEPYYPVNDERNMRLYEKYKELAIHTPGVLFGGRLAQYAYFDMDDTVAAALVLAQNEL; from the coding sequence ATGAAAGAATATGACTATCTGGTAGTTGGAGCAGGGCTGTTTGCGGCTGTGTTTGTTCGTCAAGCCATTGATGCGGGCAAGCGCTGTCTTGTTATAGATAAACGTAGTCATATCGGCGGAAATATCTATTGTGAGAATGTAGATGGCATTCATGTACATCTTTACGGAGCGCACATCTTTCATACAGACAATAAAGAGGTCTGGGATTATGTGAACCGTTTCGTAACATTTAATCGCTACACTAATTCTCCATTAGCTAACTATGAAGGCATATTATATAATCTGCCTTTTAACATGAATACTTTTAATAAGTTATGGGGAGTTAACACTCCTAAAGAGGCTAAGGATAAGATTGAAGAACAACGTAGCGAATATGCACATATCCAGGCTCCTGCCAATCTGGAAGAACAGGCTTTGACGCTTTGTGGAAAAGATATTTATCAGAAACTAATCAAGGGATATACGGAAAAACAGTGGGGGCGTCCTGCAACGGAGCTTCCGGCCTTTATTATAAAACGACTTCCTTTCCGTTTCGTTTATGATAATAATTATTTTAATGACGAGTATCAAGGCATTCCTAAAGGCGGATACAATAAGCTGATTGAAAGTTTGTTTGAAGGAGCTGATGTGCGTTTGGGGACGAATTATTTTTCTGCTCGTGAAGAACTGGATTCGCTGGTGGATAAAGTATTGTTTACCGGATGTATTGACGAGTATTACGATTTTCGTTTCGGGCATTTGGAATACCGTAGTCTTCGTTTTGAACACGAACGTCTGGAAATGGAAAATTATCAGGGGAATGCGGTCATTAATTATTGTGAAAGAGAGATTCCTTATACCCGTGTTATCGAACATAAACATTTCGAATTTGGTAAGCAGCCGCATACGGTGATCACCCGCGAATATCCTTCTGTATTCACTCCCGGGGACGAACCTTATTATCCGGTGAATGACGAGAGAAATATGCGGTTGTACGAGAAATACAAGGAGTTGGCTATACATACTCCCGGAGTCTTGTTTGGCGGACGTTTAGCTCAATACGCTTATTTTGATATGGACGATACAGTGGCTGCCGCATTGGTTTTGGCGCAAAATGAACTATAA
- a CDS encoding FkbM family methyltransferase, with protein MNILKHSIKKFIYGTLPYYFMKGYKPDSPYLKYYKYIRKHGYSRHLYEFKDEYLSMPVDVRKDENRNLYYVLKEDGKRLYFQRTTPPHKIQKYYRALMIEQDQRSAHHYFNNNKDVTGKVFVDVGCAEGYSSLEIIEEAKHVYLFEQNESWLEAIRATFEPWKDKVTIVQKYVSNRNSPKEQKLDDFFRDKPDEHLFIKMDIEGAERRALAGCEQLFRDCKKIDFAICTYHLHDDEEVISAFLDKHNCTYRNQKGFFRHKIRSVVLRGNKKVN; from the coding sequence ATGAACATACTTAAACACTCAATAAAGAAATTTATATATGGTACGCTTCCATATTATTTTATGAAAGGGTATAAGCCGGATTCTCCTTATCTGAAGTATTATAAATACATCAGAAAACATGGATATTCAAGACACTTATACGAATTCAAAGATGAGTATTTGAGTATGCCTGTTGATGTACGGAAAGACGAAAATAGGAATTTGTATTATGTACTAAAGGAGGATGGTAAACGCCTGTACTTCCAAAGAACAACACCTCCCCATAAAATCCAGAAGTATTACAGGGCGTTGATGATAGAGCAAGACCAACGCTCCGCACACCATTATTTCAATAATAATAAGGACGTAACGGGAAAGGTTTTTGTTGACGTGGGATGTGCCGAAGGATATTCTTCGCTGGAGATTATCGAAGAAGCCAAACATGTTTATTTATTTGAGCAGAACGAATCGTGGCTGGAAGCTATCAGGGCCACTTTTGAGCCATGGAAAGACAAGGTAACCATTGTTCAGAAGTATGTGAGCAACCGTAATTCTCCCAAAGAACAGAAACTGGACGATTTCTTCAGAGACAAACCGGACGAGCATCTATTTATAAAAATGGATATAGAAGGGGCTGAGCGCCGTGCGCTGGCCGGATGTGAACAGCTTTTCCGGGATTGCAAGAAAATAGATTTCGCCATCTGTACTTATCACCTACATGATGACGAGGAGGTTATTTCTGCGTTTCTTGATAAACACAACTGCACATACAGAAATCAAAAAGGATTTTTCAGACACAAGATCAGGAGTGTTGTTCTTCGAGGCAACAAGAAAGTAAATTAA